A region of Bradyrhizobium sp. SZCCHNS1050 DNA encodes the following proteins:
- a CDS encoding MFS transporter, which translates to MSTVELADERAPAAARMGLHLALLQLVFTLLWTTYVIYLPKLAAQAGIAPSAVVLILMLDQAIFTLSDTAMGLAADRIGRAAARFGLFIGLLTAVSCAAFVALPFVAASAGPAVFIGLIAIWALTSSVLRAPPLTLLGRHAARPAIPFLAALVMLGYGVAGAVSPYLGVILRDYDPRLPFVISSAVLLLTALGLSRIPQDSGRAAQAAAKPEPRPLRGLPLLFIGAMVILALGYQLHFSINSSAFYLRFARPEDLSWLMPVFWIGFNLVLFPASVVVKHSGGLIVMGFAGLLGALAIVIAELAGALTVLIVAQFIAGAAWGCMMMSAISAALAIGTTGAEGKVTGLVFSALALATFARIAAVAGGLQKLPDYAPLVQWAPVACWLVAGAGLLAMAAAGLQGRRASPP; encoded by the coding sequence ATGAGCACTGTCGAACTTGCGGACGAGCGGGCGCCTGCGGCGGCGCGAATGGGACTTCACCTTGCGCTGCTGCAGCTGGTGTTCACGCTGCTGTGGACGACCTACGTGATCTATCTGCCGAAGCTCGCCGCCCAGGCCGGCATCGCGCCCTCCGCCGTCGTTCTGATCCTGATGCTGGACCAGGCGATCTTCACATTGTCCGATACCGCGATGGGACTTGCGGCCGATCGCATCGGGCGCGCCGCCGCGCGGTTCGGTCTCTTCATCGGCCTGCTGACTGCGGTATCCTGCGCCGCCTTTGTCGCGCTGCCTTTCGTGGCGGCGTCCGCAGGTCCAGCGGTCTTCATCGGACTGATCGCGATCTGGGCGCTGACCTCGTCGGTCTTGCGCGCGCCGCCCTTGACGCTGCTCGGGCGCCATGCGGCCCGGCCGGCCATTCCGTTCCTGGCAGCGCTGGTCATGCTCGGCTATGGCGTGGCCGGCGCCGTGTCGCCCTACCTCGGCGTGATCCTGCGCGACTACGATCCGCGCCTGCCGTTCGTCATCTCATCGGCCGTGCTGCTGCTGACGGCGCTCGGTCTCTCGCGCATTCCGCAGGATAGCGGTCGGGCAGCGCAAGCAGCTGCCAAGCCCGAGCCCAGGCCGCTGCGGGGACTCCCGCTGCTGTTCATCGGCGCCATGGTGATCCTCGCGCTCGGCTACCAGCTGCATTTCAGCATCAACAGCTCGGCGTTCTATCTCCGCTTCGCCAGGCCGGAGGACCTTTCCTGGCTGATGCCGGTGTTCTGGATCGGCTTCAACCTCGTGCTGTTCCCGGCCAGCGTGGTCGTCAAGCATAGCGGCGGGCTCATCGTGATGGGATTCGCCGGTCTGCTCGGTGCGCTCGCGATCGTGATCGCCGAGCTCGCGGGCGCATTGACCGTGCTGATCGTGGCGCAGTTCATCGCCGGGGCGGCCTGGGGCTGCATGATGATGAGCGCCATTTCCGCGGCGCTCGCGATCGGGACGACCGGCGCCGAGGGCAAGGTGACCGGGCTCGTGTTCTCGGCGCTGGCGCTGGCAACCTTCGCGCGGATCGCTGCCGTCGCCGGCGGTCTGCAGAAGTTGCCAGACTATGCGCCGCTGGTGCAGTGGGCGCCGGTCGCGTGCTGGCTCGTGGCCGGCGCGGGCCTGCTGGCGATGGCCGCCGCCGGATTGCAGGGACGCCGCGCGTCCCCGCCGTGA